The Novosphingobium terrae genome segment ACGACCAGATTTTCGATTCAGCGATCCAGCGCCTCCACACCGAGGGGCGCTACCGCGTCTTCATCGACATCCTGCGCAACAAGGGCGCCTATCCCAACGCCCGCTGCTTTGCCGGACACAACGGCCCCAAGCCGATCACCGTCTGGTGCTCGAACGATTATCTCGCCATGGGCCAGCACCCCAAGGTGATCGCCGCCATGGAGGAAGCGCTGCATGACGTCGGCGCGGGCTCTGGCGGCACGCGCAACATCGGCGGCAACACCCATTACCATGTCGATCTGGAAGCCGAGCTGGCCGATCTGCACGGCAAGCAGGGCGCGCTGCTGTTCACCTCGGGCTATGTCAGCAATGAGGCGACTCTGGCCACGCTGGCCAAGATCCTGCCCGGCTGCGTGATCTTCTCCGACGAGCTGAACCACGCCAGCATGATCGCCGGCATTCGCAATTCGGGCTGCGAGAAGAAGGTCTTCCGCCACAACGACCTCGAACATCTTGAGGAACTGCTGGCCGAGACCGATCCCGCCCTGCCCAAGCTGATCGCCTTCGAGAGCGTCTATTCGATGGACGGCGACATCGCCCCCATCCACGAGATCTGCGACCTCGCCGAAAAATACAACGCCCTGACCTACATCGATGAGGTCCATGCCGTGGGCATGTATGGCCCACGCGGCGGCGGCATCACTGACCGCGATAATGCCGCCCACCGCATCGACATCATCGAGGGCACGCTGGGCAAGGCTTTCGGCGTGATGGGCGGCTATATCGCTGCCGACACGCGGATCATCGATGTGATCCGCTCCTACGCGCCCGGTTTCATCTTCACGACCTCGCTGTCGCCGGTGCTGGTGGCGGGCGTGCTGGCCAGCGTGCGGCACCTCAAGTCCTCCAGCGTTGAGCGTGACGGCCAGCAGGCCGCCGCTGCAAAGCTGAAGAGCCTGTTCCGCGAGGCCGGTCTGCCGGTGATGAACAGCACCACCCATATCGTGCCGCTGATGGTGGGCGATCCGGTGAAAGCCAAGAAGATCAGCGACATTCTGCTCGCCGAATATGGCGTCTACGTCCAGCCGATCAACTTCCCCACCGTGCCGCGCGGCACAGAGCGTCTGCGCTTCACTCCCGGCCCGGCGCATACCGAGGCCATGATGGAAGAGCTGACCAAGGCTCTGGTGGAAATCTGGGACCGGATGGATCTCAAGCTGGCGGCTTGATTTCAGGGTTTCAAGAAACAAGAAAAGAGGTAATGCGAGGGTGTTACACCCTCGCGCTCCCATGAATGTCTACGTGGCGCGTAACCTATCGGTTCGGCACGAGTTCATGGCGCCGCAGGCAGGAAGTGCCTGGCGAAAACCTAGCGTTCAAATCTGAAATCTGATGGCCTGCGGCGCTTGGCATCGCGCCGGTGGAGAGCCTATGCGCCACATTTCGGCGCCACAACCCTATCGTCGGAAGACGTTATGGGAGCGCGAGGGGGTAACCCCCTCGCATCATCCTTCCTCCCTTAACCCTGCGCCAAAAATCAAAGATGATGCGTACACAGGGCAAGCAGCAGGATCACCGGAACCGGCACACCGATAAACCAGAGAATAACAGAGCGCATAGCGTATCTCCATGGCTGGGCCGAGGTTTCGGCGGGACAGCCATGGAGTGCGTAAACAGCCCAAAAGTTCCGTTTCGGGACGGCGCGCTTATTCCTCACCCATACGCAGCGCGGCG includes the following:
- the hemA gene encoding 5-aminolevulinate synthase gives rise to the protein MNYDQIFDSAIQRLHTEGRYRVFIDILRNKGAYPNARCFAGHNGPKPITVWCSNDYLAMGQHPKVIAAMEEALHDVGAGSGGTRNIGGNTHYHVDLEAELADLHGKQGALLFTSGYVSNEATLATLAKILPGCVIFSDELNHASMIAGIRNSGCEKKVFRHNDLEHLEELLAETDPALPKLIAFESVYSMDGDIAPIHEICDLAEKYNALTYIDEVHAVGMYGPRGGGITDRDNAAHRIDIIEGTLGKAFGVMGGYIAADTRIIDVIRSYAPGFIFTTSLSPVLVAGVLASVRHLKSSSVERDGQQAAAAKLKSLFREAGLPVMNSTTHIVPLMVGDPVKAKKISDILLAEYGVYVQPINFPTVPRGTERLRFTPGPAHTEAMMEELTKALVEIWDRMDLKLAA